In Bythopirellula goksoeyrii, a single window of DNA contains:
- a CDS encoding aceric acid hydrolase → MNLLTAADIVDTSNSKFTVTSPVGLDEVHWTEGFWADRMNVCREKSIPAMWELMKGHEYKPFLEHFLIAAGLADGDHHGAKWNDGDFYKWLEAAIATVAVTDDSQLRDAINQSIEAIGLAQRPDGYIHTPVLIAQRNGDTNAKPFQDRHAFEMYNMGHLMTTGCIHYRVTGETTLLDISKKAADYLIETFRNPTPEQARNSICPSHYMGAVELYRTTGEARYLDLAKNFLAMRNLVTDGGDDNQDRIPFVEQREAVGHAVRANYLYAGAADLYAETGESDLLEPLEAAWNNMVSKKMYITGACGALYDGASPDGSADQQHITRVHQSYGRNYQLPNTTSHNETCANIANLMWSWRMFQLTGDAKYVDVLELALYNSILSGVSLSGTEYFYVNPMRVVDPLPTSLRYPRTRQPFFVSFCCPPNLLRTIAEISGYAYSKSENTFWLNLYGANTVSMEFLGEPLTISQQTAYPWNGIVQLQIEACPKQEFAINLRIPEWADGATVAVNDEQLETLSIVKGFCQIRRRWKIGDRVELNLPMQAKLMRANPLVEETTNQVAVQRGPIVYCLESVDLPSGVNIEDVIIPQDIQLQERYDADFLQGITLIEGTALVSSTPEWGEKLYREAGKRTTKEFELRLIPYYAWANRGQSEMSVWLPVR, encoded by the coding sequence ATGAACTTACTCACTGCGGCGGACATTGTTGACACGTCAAACAGCAAATTCACCGTCACAAGTCCGGTCGGTCTCGACGAAGTTCATTGGACCGAAGGGTTTTGGGCAGACCGAATGAATGTATGCCGAGAAAAGTCTATCCCGGCGATGTGGGAACTGATGAAAGGGCATGAGTACAAACCATTTCTAGAGCATTTCCTCATTGCGGCTGGCCTGGCTGATGGAGATCATCACGGAGCAAAATGGAATGATGGCGACTTCTACAAATGGCTTGAAGCTGCCATAGCAACGGTAGCGGTGACGGATGATTCGCAATTGAGGGATGCAATCAATCAATCCATCGAGGCGATTGGACTGGCGCAACGTCCTGACGGTTATATTCACACTCCGGTACTCATTGCTCAACGCAACGGTGACACAAACGCGAAGCCGTTCCAAGATCGACATGCTTTTGAAATGTATAACATGGGTCACCTGATGACGACGGGATGCATCCACTATCGAGTAACCGGTGAGACTACCCTTCTCGATATCTCCAAGAAAGCAGCGGACTATCTGATTGAGACTTTTCGCAATCCCACCCCCGAACAGGCCCGCAATTCTATCTGTCCATCTCATTACATGGGTGCTGTGGAGCTTTATCGCACGACTGGCGAGGCTCGCTATTTGGATTTGGCAAAGAACTTTCTGGCAATGCGAAATCTTGTAACTGACGGGGGTGACGATAATCAAGATCGTATTCCGTTTGTCGAACAGCGAGAAGCAGTGGGACATGCTGTAAGGGCCAATTACCTCTACGCTGGTGCGGCTGACCTGTACGCGGAGACAGGTGAATCAGATCTCCTGGAACCTCTAGAGGCGGCCTGGAACAACATGGTCTCCAAGAAAATGTATATAACGGGAGCTTGCGGGGCTCTTTACGATGGCGCCTCTCCGGATGGTTCAGCTGATCAGCAGCATATTACACGCGTACATCAGTCGTACGGACGAAACTATCAGTTGCCCAATACCACCTCGCACAACGAGACATGTGCGAATATCGCCAATCTTATGTGGTCGTGGCGAATGTTTCAGCTAACCGGTGATGCCAAATACGTCGATGTCCTGGAGCTGGCTCTATACAACAGCATCCTGAGTGGTGTGAGTCTGAGCGGCACAGAGTATTTCTACGTCAATCCGATGCGAGTCGTTGATCCTTTGCCGACAAGTTTGAGATATCCTCGGACACGCCAGCCCTTTTTTGTTTCCTTTTGTTGCCCCCCCAACCTATTGCGCACCATTGCTGAGATCAGCGGATACGCCTACAGCAAGAGTGAAAATACTTTTTGGCTCAATCTGTATGGTGCCAACACGGTTTCCATGGAGTTCCTTGGAGAACCGTTAACAATTTCACAGCAGACTGCCTATCCTTGGAACGGAATTGTCCAATTGCAAATTGAAGCTTGTCCCAAGCAGGAATTCGCGATTAATCTGCGGATACCAGAGTGGGCGGACGGGGCTACTGTCGCTGTCAATGACGAACAGCTAGAAACATTGAGCATAGTAAAAGGCTTTTGCCAAATCCGCCGCAGATGGAAAATAGGTGACCGCGTCGAACTCAACCTACCCATGCAGGCAAAGTTAATGAGAGCAAATCCGCTAGTTGAAGAAACCACGAATCAGGTAGCCGTTCAGCGAGGTCCGATCGTATATTGTTTGGAATCAGTCGATTTACCAAGCGGCGTAAACATTGAGGATGTGATTATCCCTCAAGACATCCAGCTTCAAGAACGCTATGATGCAGATTTCCTTCAGGGTATCACATTGATCGAAGGAACGGCACTAGTCTCAAGTACCCCCGAATGGGGTGAAAAGCTATATCGTGAAGCGGGTAAACGTACTACCAAAGAGTTCGAACTTCGTTTAATTCCGTACTATGCTTGGGCAAATCGCGGGCAATCAGAAATGTCGGTTTGGCTACCTGTGCGGTAG
- a CDS encoding DUF6298 domain-containing protein, with product MAFTSAQPSVRPDDNGKLNYAQDEQGNAIPDFSYCGYDMASSDIPQVTVRVVVKPADGDDGERIQTAIDYVADLPKDSDGYRGAVGLAPGEFQVAGQILIRTSGVVLQGSGANKGGTTVLATGQDRRALIKVMGVDDRTIQDEPGIQEIRDDYVNVGAYIFNVGSADSFAVGDSVLITRPSTAEWIQEVGGRAEGIGWKPGSRDIYWDRKITQVDEDSITVDAPITTALEKHFGGGTVHIYDWPGRLQHVGIEDVCLQSSYSEDNPKDEDHSWFGITMDNVQNAWVRRTTFEHFAGGAVSLGRNTKSITVEDCISLAPISEIGGYRRHTFFTLGQLTLFNRCWSESGRHDFSVGHCAPGPNAFVQCHADRALGESGPIESWASGVLYDNVRIDGSDLQLQNRWNDPPGTGWAAANCLLWQCRAANVRCFRPPDANNWTIGAWATPAGDGVFESSSDFVKPQSLYQAQLRQRLDESAAARLDLILGKPIAATNPSYQEAAHFLEQSELPAKQLVDLIEDNIARATEELAVKFEAGELNDAVDLENLPNQEALQKVASEKEVSVENGWLVANGQLITGKRLTPTWWRGKLHPEEAESFGHNISRFVPGREGVGLTEDIQDVVEDMVAKSTAVYEHHYGLWYDRRRDDHLMVRRADGAVAPPFYEQPFARSGQGLAWDGLSKYDLTKENPWYWHRLKAFAQQCEENGLVLVHQNYFQHNILEAGAHWADCPWRPANNINETGLPEPPPYIGDKRLFMAQHFYDVANPNLRELHRRYIRQCLDAFKDRSNVIQMTSAEFTGPLEFVQFWIDTIVEWEQETGNKILLGLSCTKDVQDVILADPERGPHVDIIDIRYWTYDKDFKLYAPEGGKYLAPRQHMRQMRPQASSFDSIVKAVSEYRSIYPEKVVLYNADLVCRSPNAGWAVVMGGGSLPNVSLPPELAREAPRMLPVDNVVKGNGQWSMASQDGDLLVYTETSSDELAIDFATNAKTLRLRWIDTETGEIVEDTEIRSEKHLELSPKSKAIWISEVKP from the coding sequence TTGGCATTTACTTCTGCTCAGCCATCAGTGAGGCCAGATGACAACGGCAAGTTGAACTACGCGCAGGATGAGCAAGGAAATGCGATACCCGATTTTTCTTACTGTGGCTACGACATGGCTTCCAGTGATATTCCGCAAGTTACCGTTCGGGTCGTTGTGAAACCGGCAGATGGCGATGATGGAGAACGAATCCAGACAGCAATAGATTATGTAGCTGACTTGCCAAAAGACAGTGATGGCTATCGCGGTGCCGTGGGGCTTGCACCGGGGGAGTTCCAAGTCGCCGGACAGATCCTAATCAGGACTTCCGGAGTTGTACTCCAAGGATCCGGCGCCAACAAAGGTGGGACTACCGTTCTAGCTACTGGACAGGATCGACGGGCACTGATCAAGGTTATGGGAGTAGATGACCGTACGATCCAAGATGAGCCCGGTATTCAGGAAATCAGAGACGACTATGTCAATGTGGGCGCATATATATTCAACGTCGGATCCGCTGATTCATTTGCGGTCGGGGATTCTGTGTTGATTACTCGTCCCAGCACAGCAGAGTGGATTCAGGAAGTTGGAGGAAGAGCGGAGGGGATAGGTTGGAAGCCTGGTTCGAGAGATATTTATTGGGATCGAAAGATAACCCAAGTTGATGAGGATTCTATAACTGTTGACGCTCCCATAACTACGGCGCTGGAAAAACACTTTGGTGGGGGCACCGTACATATCTACGACTGGCCTGGGCGACTCCAGCACGTAGGCATCGAAGACGTTTGCCTTCAGTCGAGTTATTCCGAGGACAATCCTAAGGATGAAGACCATTCGTGGTTTGGCATCACGATGGACAACGTGCAAAATGCATGGGTACGACGGACAACTTTTGAACACTTTGCCGGGGGAGCCGTCTCGCTAGGCCGCAATACGAAATCGATCACTGTGGAAGACTGCATTTCCCTTGCTCCCATCTCAGAAATTGGTGGCTATCGGCGGCATACTTTTTTCACTCTGGGCCAATTGACCTTGTTCAATCGGTGTTGGTCAGAATCGGGACGACACGATTTCTCAGTGGGGCATTGTGCTCCTGGCCCGAATGCATTTGTTCAGTGTCATGCCGATCGTGCTCTCGGAGAAAGCGGTCCCATCGAGAGTTGGGCCTCGGGAGTTCTCTATGATAATGTTCGAATCGATGGAAGCGATCTGCAACTACAGAATCGCTGGAACGATCCGCCTGGTACGGGTTGGGCCGCCGCGAATTGCCTCCTTTGGCAGTGTCGAGCAGCAAACGTCCGCTGCTTTCGTCCACCTGATGCGAACAATTGGACAATAGGTGCGTGGGCGACTCCTGCCGGAGATGGAGTTTTCGAGAGTTCGAGTGATTTCGTAAAGCCGCAGAGCTTGTATCAGGCACAGTTAAGACAGCGTTTGGATGAAAGTGCGGCGGCTCGCCTCGATCTGATATTGGGTAAGCCAATTGCTGCCACCAACCCAAGCTATCAAGAGGCAGCGCATTTTCTTGAGCAATCGGAGCTCCCAGCCAAACAACTTGTGGATTTGATTGAGGACAACATCGCGCGGGCGACAGAAGAGCTGGCAGTTAAATTTGAGGCCGGCGAACTCAATGATGCGGTTGATCTTGAGAATCTTCCGAATCAAGAAGCCTTGCAAAAAGTAGCGTCTGAAAAGGAAGTATCCGTTGAGAATGGTTGGCTCGTTGCAAACGGCCAACTGATAACCGGGAAACGCCTCACGCCCACCTGGTGGAGAGGCAAACTTCACCCTGAAGAAGCTGAAAGTTTTGGTCATAATATCTCTCGGTTTGTCCCTGGCAGAGAAGGTGTCGGCCTCACGGAAGATATTCAAGACGTGGTAGAGGATATGGTTGCTAAGAGCACAGCAGTTTATGAACATCACTACGGTTTATGGTACGACCGCCGGCGCGATGACCATTTAATGGTGAGACGGGCCGACGGAGCGGTTGCTCCACCATTTTACGAACAGCCATTCGCAAGAAGCGGGCAGGGATTAGCTTGGGATGGATTGAGTAAATACGATCTGACCAAGGAGAATCCCTGGTATTGGCACCGCCTCAAAGCCTTTGCACAGCAATGTGAAGAAAATGGACTGGTACTCGTTCATCAAAACTACTTTCAGCATAACATCCTGGAAGCGGGTGCGCACTGGGCCGATTGTCCCTGGAGGCCGGCGAACAATATCAATGAGACGGGCCTCCCTGAGCCACCTCCTTATATTGGCGACAAACGTCTTTTCATGGCTCAACACTTCTATGATGTTGCCAATCCCAATCTCCGCGAGCTACACCGACGGTACATTCGCCAATGTTTAGATGCGTTTAAAGATCGCTCCAATGTCATTCAGATGACAAGTGCCGAATTCACTGGACCCTTGGAGTTCGTTCAGTTTTGGATCGACACAATCGTCGAGTGGGAACAAGAGACTGGTAACAAAATACTTCTCGGACTTAGCTGCACGAAAGATGTACAAGATGTGATTCTGGCAGATCCAGAGCGAGGACCTCATGTTGACATCATCGATATCCGCTACTGGACATACGATAAGGATTTCAAACTGTACGCGCCTGAAGGGGGGAAGTATCTAGCACCACGTCAACATATGCGGCAAATGAGACCACAGGCCTCCTCTTTCGACTCGATCGTAAAGGCAGTAAGCGAATACCGCAGCATCTATCCGGAGAAAGTAGTTCTGTACAATGCTGATCTCGTTTGCCGAAGTCCTAACGCGGGATGGGCAGTCGTAATGGGAGGAGGTTCATTGCCGAATGTGAGCCTGCCACCGGAATTAGCCCGCGAAGCACCACGAATGCTTCCGGTTGACAATGTAGTGAAGGGCAACGGCCAGTGGTCCATGGCGTCCCAAGATGGCGATCTTCTGGTCTACACAGAAACTTCATCAGATGAGCTTGCGATAGACTTTGCAACCAATGCTAAAACTCTACGATTGCGATGGATCGATACTGAAACCGGAGAAATAGTTGAAGATACCGAGATTCGATCCGAGAAACATTTAGAGCTGTCACCGAAATCTAAAGCAATCTGGATTTCAGAGGTTAAACCATAG
- a CDS encoding bile acid:sodium symporter family protein gives MAAVVSALIYPTHFLHLGPFDLKLFQIPEIDLQNKWVILVIVQLVMFGMGTKMGFRDFAGVAKMPYPVFIGVGLQFLIMPLMGYALAKFFAFPPEIAAGVVLIGSCSSGLASNVMCYLAGANLALSITLTAVATLLAPLATTFWMQRLAGEFVEIDSLAMLGQIVKIVLVPIGAALLQDYLKHATLPMRKIVVATGMICGVVCILLVINSWLIKDAYVLPLSPAALEALVIFSGAVTFALAYHFIASRLPWIDRNMHVISMFGIVFFTAVTTAAGRDNLLVAGMALFLAAVIHNFSGYTLGYLMSRLAGLDKKSAITVGFEVGMQNGGMASGLAGLMGKLGTVGLAAAVFSPWMNISGSLLANQIRRHNESKASNSD, from the coding sequence TTGGCAGCCGTAGTCTCAGCATTAATCTATCCAACCCACTTCCTTCACTTGGGCCCCTTTGATCTTAAGCTGTTTCAGATACCAGAAATCGACTTGCAAAATAAATGGGTGATTTTGGTTATCGTCCAACTGGTAATGTTTGGCATGGGAACAAAAATGGGCTTCAGGGACTTCGCAGGTGTGGCGAAAATGCCATACCCGGTCTTTATAGGCGTGGGACTGCAATTTCTTATTATGCCGTTGATGGGCTACGCCTTGGCCAAGTTTTTTGCGTTTCCTCCAGAAATAGCAGCAGGGGTAGTGCTTATTGGCTCATGTTCCAGTGGTCTAGCATCAAACGTGATGTGTTATCTTGCTGGCGCAAACTTAGCACTCTCGATCACGCTCACGGCAGTAGCCACATTGCTTGCCCCCCTAGCGACAACCTTTTGGATGCAACGACTTGCCGGAGAGTTCGTAGAAATTGATTCCTTGGCAATGCTGGGGCAGATCGTCAAAATTGTGCTCGTGCCAATTGGCGCTGCCCTGCTGCAAGACTACTTGAAACACGCGACTCTCCCGATGAGAAAGATAGTAGTCGCTACTGGAATGATCTGCGGGGTGGTTTGTATCCTATTGGTAATAAATAGCTGGCTCATAAAGGACGCTTATGTTCTTCCTCTGTCGCCTGCTGCTTTAGAAGCACTCGTTATTTTCAGCGGAGCAGTGACCTTTGCATTAGCTTATCACTTTATCGCGAGTCGGTTACCTTGGATTGATCGCAACATGCATGTTATTTCTATGTTCGGAATCGTTTTCTTTACCGCGGTCACTACAGCAGCCGGAAGAGACAATTTACTGGTAGCTGGTATGGCTCTTTTCCTCGCGGCTGTTATTCATAATTTTTCCGGCTATACACTTGGCTATTTGATGAGTCGCCTCGCAGGACTCGACAAGAAGTCGGCAATTACCGTAGGTTTTGAAGTCGGAATGCAAAACGGCGGGATGGCTTCTGGATTGGCAGGCTTGATGGGAAAGTTGGGTACAGTCGGCTTGGCAGCGGCAGTGTTCAGTCCATGGATGAATATCTCAGGATCGCTCCTAGCCAACCAGATCCGCCGTCACAACGAGTCGAAAGCATCAAATTCCGATTGA
- a CDS encoding aspartate/glutamate racemase family protein, translating to MNRKTLALVHTSSSLEPVFEQLCKEKKLDVDLVHIADSTLIRDVIADGELTADTLERVLHHLTAAEDTIADYIMVTCSSIGPAVDAAQSRLHKPILRVDQPLAEEAVKLGAKIGVVATLVTTLTPTADLIRRQAEKVGKEISIETELCSGAFDAFLIGDLEKHDLAVKDAIERLAPKVDVIVLAQASMARVASQLEAGAVSIPILSSPSLAVDYLASVL from the coding sequence ATGAATCGTAAAACATTAGCTTTGGTTCACACTTCATCATCTCTGGAACCTGTTTTTGAACAGTTGTGTAAAGAGAAGAAACTTGATGTGGATTTAGTTCATATAGCGGATTCGACTTTGATTCGAGATGTGATTGCGGATGGAGAATTGACTGCCGATACTTTGGAGCGAGTACTACATCATCTCACCGCCGCTGAAGACACGATCGCCGACTACATTATGGTGACTTGTTCTTCGATAGGCCCTGCGGTGGATGCTGCCCAGTCTCGGCTCCACAAGCCAATTTTGCGTGTCGATCAACCCTTGGCGGAAGAGGCAGTCAAACTAGGTGCCAAGATTGGCGTGGTAGCAACCTTAGTTACTACCTTGACGCCAACTGCTGATCTCATCCGACGCCAAGCAGAGAAGGTTGGGAAGGAGATCAGTATTGAAACAGAGTTGTGCAGCGGTGCTTTCGACGCATTTCTCATCGGAGACCTTGAGAAGCATGATCTCGCCGTGAAGGATGCTATTGAGAGGCTTGCTCCGAAGGTCGACGTCATTGTCCTGGCCCAAGCTTCCATGGCCAGAGTGGCAAGCCAGTTGGAGGCTGGCGCTGTCAGTATTCCTATTCTGTCGAGTCCTTCTTTGGCTGTAGACTATCTCGCAAGTGTGTTATAA
- a CDS encoding four-carbon acid sugar kinase family protein gives MNELLLAYYGDDFTGSTDALECLARAGVRSALFTQPPTPEMLSRHNGLQAIGVAGTTRSLAPKAMESELVHAFTAFLEHRPRHIHYKVCSTFDSTPETGSIGCAIDVGRRVVGSAYVPLVVGSPSLGRYCLFGNLFAAAGVGHSGEVYRLDRHPSMSCHPKTPMTESDLRVHLAAQTQSKTDLFSVLKLALPDEQQKKELDHLIAAGAEVVLFDVLNNQHIKHIGSLIDEGSCPGQPLFSVGSSAIETALCSKWTSDGTISPVTHWDIPEKTNNVLVVSGSCSPITDSQIAWAAKNGFAEVAIDTPAVAAKEGTEESIQRSTREVIGLLKSGKSVVAHTSKGSSDPRIAATVEVFSKWSPNGQPIAAHSSQVLGTAMGHLVRQSLAETSVRRLCVAGGDTSSYIAQEIGVESIEMLYPLAIGAPLCSARAPRSPADGVEISFKGGQVGREEYFGSLLTGTIQ, from the coding sequence ATGAATGAATTGTTGCTCGCCTATTATGGAGACGATTTCACCGGCTCCACCGATGCATTGGAATGTCTAGCTCGAGCAGGAGTCCGATCGGCTTTGTTCACTCAGCCTCCCACTCCAGAGATGCTATCTCGACACAACGGATTGCAAGCCATAGGAGTGGCTGGAACAACTCGTTCTCTTGCGCCTAAGGCCATGGAGAGCGAGTTAGTCCATGCATTCACCGCATTTCTAGAGCACCGTCCACGTCATATTCACTACAAAGTGTGCTCAACGTTCGATTCTACTCCTGAGACTGGAAGCATAGGCTGCGCAATTGATGTTGGCCGACGAGTTGTCGGCTCGGCCTATGTTCCACTCGTAGTAGGTTCGCCGTCGTTGGGACGCTATTGTTTGTTTGGTAATCTGTTTGCAGCAGCTGGAGTTGGGCATTCGGGGGAAGTATACCGACTTGATCGACACCCCTCGATGAGTTGCCATCCCAAGACTCCCATGACAGAAAGTGATCTTCGTGTTCATCTAGCAGCACAGACACAATCGAAGACTGATTTGTTCAGTGTGCTGAAGCTCGCATTGCCTGATGAACAGCAAAAAAAAGAGCTGGATCATCTCATTGCTGCAGGCGCTGAGGTCGTGCTCTTTGACGTTCTAAATAACCAACATATAAAGCACATTGGTAGCTTAATCGACGAGGGAAGTTGCCCCGGACAGCCACTTTTTTCCGTGGGTTCTTCTGCGATTGAAACGGCTCTGTGCTCGAAGTGGACATCGGATGGCACAATTTCCCCAGTAACGCATTGGGATATTCCGGAAAAGACAAACAATGTCTTGGTTGTATCTGGCAGCTGTTCCCCCATTACAGATTCCCAGATTGCTTGGGCAGCCAAGAACGGGTTCGCAGAAGTAGCAATTGATACACCGGCGGTAGCTGCCAAGGAAGGTACGGAAGAATCTATCCAGCGGTCAACTCGCGAAGTAATCGGATTGTTAAAATCAGGGAAAAGTGTCGTCGCACATACGAGCAAGGGGTCTTCTGACCCGCGCATAGCAGCTACAGTAGAGGTGTTCTCCAAATGGAGCCCTAATGGTCAGCCAATAGCAGCACACAGTTCGCAAGTTCTTGGAACTGCGATGGGGCACTTGGTAAGACAGTCTTTAGCGGAAACATCAGTACGAAGACTTTGTGTGGCAGGTGGCGATACCTCCAGCTATATCGCTCAGGAAATCGGTGTCGAGAGTATTGAGATGCTCTACCCTTTGGCAATAGGAGCTCCATTATGCTCCGCTCGGGCTCCAAGGTCTCCTGCCGACGGAGTCGAGATTAGTTTTAAAGGAGGTCAAGTCGGACGAGAGGAATACTTCGGGTCGCTGCTCACAGGAACAATCCAATAG
- a CDS encoding ribulose-bisphosphate carboxylase large subunit family protein, with amino-acid sequence MERFSATYLIETPLDIAAAAESLAGEQSSGTFVSVPGETAALKERFAARVESIREIEECSSPSLPGCSANANSYRRAEVVVSWSLENVGYNLPTIVSTVQGNLYEMRQFSGLKLVDLEFPPTFSSHFNGPNFGIEGSRRLTGIQDRPLLGTIIKPSVGMSPQETAELVRTLAEAGVDFIKDDELMADAPHSPFNERVAEVMRVINDHADRSGKKIMFAFNLSDEMDRMLDHYDTVISHGGTCAMVSLNSVGIAGVKKICDRGKLAIHGHRNGWGMLNRHPLLGIDFKAYQKLWRLVGVDQIHVNGLQNKFCESDDSVIRSIKACQEPMFGGWEILPVVSSGQWGGQAPETYRQTQSIDLLYLAGGGILAHPDGPSEGVKALQQAWEAAVAGLSLEEAIVESPALLRSTEKFSKHLCTGLDQTPTSQGALVQ; translated from the coding sequence ATGGAACGATTCTCCGCAACCTATCTGATCGAGACGCCGCTAGATATCGCGGCTGCGGCAGAGTCGTTGGCAGGCGAGCAATCTTCCGGTACCTTTGTTTCCGTGCCGGGTGAAACTGCAGCCCTAAAAGAACGCTTTGCCGCTCGCGTTGAAAGTATTAGGGAGATCGAAGAATGCAGTTCACCAAGTCTACCTGGCTGCTCGGCCAATGCTAACAGCTATCGTCGTGCCGAGGTAGTCGTCTCCTGGTCACTTGAAAACGTTGGGTACAACCTGCCAACGATTGTCTCGACAGTGCAGGGCAACCTCTATGAAATGCGACAGTTTTCTGGCCTGAAATTAGTAGACTTGGAGTTCCCTCCGACTTTCTCATCGCATTTTAACGGTCCCAATTTTGGAATTGAAGGTTCTCGACGGTTGACTGGCATCCAAGATCGTCCGCTCTTAGGGACAATCATCAAGCCAAGTGTGGGGATGTCTCCCCAGGAAACTGCCGAACTAGTGAGGACACTTGCAGAGGCGGGGGTCGATTTCATCAAAGACGATGAGCTAATGGCTGATGCTCCTCACTCACCTTTTAACGAACGTGTTGCAGAGGTTATGCGTGTAATCAATGATCACGCAGATCGCAGTGGCAAGAAGATCATGTTTGCATTCAATCTCAGCGACGAGATGGATCGCATGCTAGATCACTATGATACTGTGATTAGTCATGGTGGTACCTGTGCGATGGTCAGCCTTAATAGCGTCGGTATCGCGGGAGTCAAGAAGATTTGTGATCGAGGAAAGCTCGCTATCCATGGACACCGCAATGGCTGGGGGATGCTCAATCGACACCCCTTGTTGGGTATTGATTTCAAAGCCTACCAAAAACTATGGCGATTGGTCGGAGTCGATCAGATCCATGTCAACGGTCTTCAGAACAAATTCTGCGAATCAGATGATTCGGTAATCCGATCCATCAAGGCATGTCAAGAACCGATGTTTGGTGGATGGGAGATTCTGCCAGTTGTATCTTCCGGCCAATGGGGGGGGCAGGCACCAGAGACTTATCGCCAGACACAATCTATCGACCTATTGTATCTCGCCGGAGGAGGAATATTGGCGCATCCCGATGGTCCTTCCGAAGGAGTGAAAGCACTCCAGCAAGCTTGGGAGGCTGCTGTTGCCGGCCTTTCCCTGGAAGAAGCGATTGTAGAATCTCCAGCTTTGTTGCGATCTACAGAAAAATTCTCGAAACATCTTTGCACTGGTTTAGATCAGACTCCAACATCTCAGGGAGCCCTGGTCCAATGA